The genome window TCTGCACAGCCTGCTTCACCGGCAACTACCCGATTGAGCTGCCCGAGGAAGACCGCCGAGGTAAGAATCTGCTCGAGCGGGTGGATCCCGCCGAGAAGCCCGGAGCGAACGGATGCGACCCCGGCCCCGGCAGTGAACTGGAAACTCTCCTGACCGACGCCGACAAGAAAGAGCGGGTATGACCTCTCCCGACCCCATCACCTACGCAAGCGCCGGAGTGGACGTCGAGGCCGGCGACCGGGCGGTTGAGCTCATGAAGGACGCCGTCAAGGCAACGCACACCGCCAACGTGGTGGGCGGCGTCGGCGGTTTCGCCGGACTTTATGACGTCTCCAAGCTGCTGACCTACCGGAAGCCGCTGCTCGCCACCTCCACCGATGGGGTGGGCACCAAGGTGGCCATCGCGCAGGCCATGGACATCCACGACACGATCGGCTTCGACCTCGTGGGCATGGTGGTCGATGACATCGTGGTGGTCGGCGCTGAGCCGCTCTACATGACCGACTACATCGCCTGCGGCAAGGTGGTCCCCGAGCGGATCGCCGGGATTGTCCGCGGCATCGCCGCGGCCTGCTCCGTCGCCGGTACCGCTCTGGTGGGCGGGGAGACCGCAGAGCACCCGGGCCTCCTCGGCGAGCATGAGTACGACGTCGCCGGCGCAGCCACCGGAGTCGTGGAAGCCGACGCCCTGCTCGGCCCCGAGCGGGTCCGCGAGGGCGATGTCATCATCGGCATGGCCTCCTCGGGCCTCCACTCCAACGGTTATTCGCTGGTGCGGCGCGTCATCAACCAGGCCGGCTGGGCGCTGGACCGGCAGGTCTCGGAACTGGGCCGAACCCTCGGCGAGGAGCTCCTCGAGCCCACGCGCGTCTACGCCGCCGACTGCCTGGACCTCGCCCGGCACTTCCCGCTGGACTCCGACGGCGCCGTGCACGGCTTCAGCCACGTCACCGGCGGCGGCCTCGCAGCGAACCTCGCACGGGTCCTCCCCCGCGGCCTCGAAGCAACCGTGGACCGCTCCACCTGGTCCCTCCCCCCGGTTTTCAGCCTCGTTTCCGAGTTGGGCAGCGTGCCGCTACCGGACCTGGAGCGCACGTTGAACCTCGGCGTCGGCATGGTGGCTGTGGTGTCCCCTGAGGGAGCCGACGACACCGTTGCCCGGCTCACCGAGCGCGGCATGCCCTCGTGGGTGATGGGCCAGGTGGCCGCGGCAACCGGCGAGGACACCGACGGACCGGACTACGTGCAGGGCGCCAAGGGCGTGGACGGCGGCGCCGTGCGCCTGGTGGGCTCGTACGCCTCCTAGCTTTCACACGCAGAAGCGCCGGATCCGCACAGACCGGCACGCAAAAGCGCCGGACAGTCGCAGGATCGTGGGGTCATCCCTACGATCCTGCAAAGGTCCGGCGCTTTTTGCGCTGACTAGCGCTTACCCGGCTGGTTGCGCGTCACCACGATGTCGAACGAACTGGTGCGGGTATTGCCCGCCTCGTCCGTCGCCTCGCAGGTGACCGTCGTCGTGCCTACCGGGAAGCGGTTGCCCTGTACCGGCTGGCAGTCCAGCGGAACCTCGCCGTCCAGGGTGTCGATGGCGGAGGGCAGCGGGTAGTCCACTTTCGCGCCGCTGGCTCCCTTCGATTCCACGTGGACGTCCGACTGGTCCGCGATGCGCGGTGGAAGCACGTCGGCGGGGCGGGTTGGCAGCTGTGCCGGGTCGACGATTCCCCAGAAGGCCGGCGTGACCTGCAGGTCGTCGTCGAACGGAAGGGGCTGCTCCCACGGCCGGGCCATGGGCCACGTGCGCAGCCAGGTGCGCGCGTTGCTGATGCCCCAGAACGTCACCGAGTCGATCGACTCCCCATGCTCGGTAAGCATGGCGAACAGGTCCCGGTAGTAGTAGCCCACTTCCGCCGCGGCGTCCTCATCATTCGTGAACGCGGGGCTGTAGGGATCCACCTGGCCACCGCTGACGTCCGCTCCCCTGTTCTCGGTGGAGGCGTTGACGTCCAGTTCGGTGATGGCCTGCAGCAGGTTCGGGTCAAGCGCCTCGACCGCCTTGATCGAGTCCTCCAGCCACTGCACCGGACGTGCGACGTCAACATGGGCCTGGTGTCCCACGCCATCGATCGGCACAGCGCGCTCCTGCAGGGCCTTGATCAGTTCCAGGTAGTCGGCCCTCTTCGCCGGCATTTCGGTGTTGTAGTCATTGATGAAGAGGGATGCATCCGGGAAGTACCGGTCAGCGAGGCGGAAGGCCTCGTCGACGAATTCCTCGCCGAGCACCTGGAACCAGCGGCTGTCCCGCATGTCGTGGGGATTGGCGTTATCGCCATCGGCAATAACCTCGTTCACCACGTCCCAGGCCCAGATGGGGCTGTTGCCGTCGGGGTACCGGGCGTTGATGTGGTCGGCGATGCCCTTGATATGCGCTTCCATCCGGGCCTTCAGCAGAGCCTGGTCCGACGGGCTGTTGGTCAGGTCCCGCTCGCCGTCCTTGAAGAACCAGGCCGGGGTCTGCGAGTGCCAGGCAAGTACGTGTCCGTAGACCTGCACGTTGTTGGCGTCCGCGAAGTCCAGCAGCTGATCGAGCTGCGTGAACGCGAACTGTCCCTCGACCGGCTGCAGGCTCTCCGGTTTTCCGGCGTTCTCCGGCGTGATCGCGTTGAAGTGCTTGCGCACCAGGTCGGACGCAGTTCCCACGGTTTCCCGCGCGTCGACGGCCACGCCGACGTGCTCGATCCCCCGGGTACCCAACACCTCCCGAAGCGACGGTACGTCCTCCTGGATGGGCTTCTCCACGATCGGGGCGAGGCTGAAGTCATCGAGGAGGAAATCCACACCGGGATCGCCTTCCACGTACACCTGCGCCTTGTCGGCGGCCGCGCCGAGCGTGTAGGTGCCCCGCAGCTGGGTCCAGCTGTCCGCGGTGACCGACGCGCCTGCTCCGGCCACGCCGTCGTACGCGCTTCCGCCGCCGTTGTCCCGCTGCACCGATACCTTGAGCGACGCCGGTGCCTGGCCGGGCGCCAGCTTTGCCCACACTGAAACTTCCACGGCTGTGCCGACGGGCAGGGCGTCGGTCACGTCCAGGGCCGCGCCGTGCCAGGGCTGTGTGCGGCCCGTGACCAGCAGACTCCCGGTGCCGCCTCGGGCGTCCGTGCTGGCCGCTACCTGCACGCCGTCACCGCGGGCGGTCCAGCCTCCGGCACCGGCCTCGAAGTCCGAGGTGATGCCGGTTTCTCCCCCGGCAGCGGTGCCGCCACGGGGAAGGGTGAAGGTCCAGCCCTCGGCGAGCTTTTCGGAAACCACCGTGGTGAGTGCGCTAACCGTGCCGGAGCGGTCGCCGCCGCCGTCGTGAACCAGCACCACCGCGCCGGGGGTGAAGGCGGACCGGAGGTTGGCAGTGAGGGTTTCCTCGCTCAGGTCGTTGCCGTCCCAGTCGAAAATCACGTTGCCGAGTCCGAGCGGCTGCATCCCCAGTGCTGCCGCCACCTCACCGGTGGAACCCCAACTGCCGTTCGCCGCCCTGAAGTAGGGCACGGCAAGGTCCGGGTCGCCGGCAGCTTCACGGATGATGCGCAGGTTCTCCTTCAGGTCGGCCTCGATCTGCGCGTGCGTCCAGGAACCCATGTCCGCGTAGGACGTGCCGTGGTTGCAGAGCGTATGTCCGTCAGCCACGATCTGGCGCAGGAGCTCGGCGCCGCCGGCCGCCTGGATGTTCTGGCCGATGACGCAGAAGGTCGCGGTGACACCCTTCGCCCTCAAAAATTCAAGGACCGCAGCGGTTTCGCCGGGGTTCGGCCCGTCGTCGAGCGTCAGTGCAGCGGTGTTGCCGGTGCCGCGCGCCGACGCGAGGGGCGTCGTCGTCGGATTGTCCGCTCCGCCCGGGACGAAAGCCGGGTCCGGCGTCGGCTGCCAGGAGCCGCCGTCAGCGGATCCGGCCGTACCGGTGATCACGACGTCGTCCACAAGATAGTCATACGGTGCGCCAAGGTCTCCCGTTCCGAGGTAGGCCCGCAGGGTGGCGGGATCGGCACCGGCCGGTGCGATGAACGTTCCGGTGATGGTGGTCCAGGCATCGGCCGTCACCGTGGTGTTCCCCACCCAGTTGTAGGCGGGCTCGACGACGAAGCGTGCCGACGTCGTCGTTCCGGTTGCTGCCGCAAGCTTCACCTGCGCCGAGAAGGTGTAGGTTCCTCCGGCCTGAAGCAGGTTCGCCGGCGTCTTCACGCCGTCGTAGTCGTTTGACCTGCCCTGGACCAGCAGCGCCTTGTCACCGTCGGCGTCGACCACTGAGAGTGTCGGTCCGCCGTTCTGGATCAGAGGGCCGAAGCTGCCGTCCTCGAAGTCTTCGCTGAGCAGCACCGGCTGCTCAGCGGCCTGGGCTGCGGGCAGCGCCAGCGCGCCGGCT of Arthrobacter sp. JZ12 contains these proteins:
- the purM gene encoding phosphoribosylformylglycinamidine cyclo-ligase, giving the protein MTSPDPITYASAGVDVEAGDRAVELMKDAVKATHTANVVGGVGGFAGLYDVSKLLTYRKPLLATSTDGVGTKVAIAQAMDIHDTIGFDLVGMVVDDIVVVGAEPLYMTDYIACGKVVPERIAGIVRGIAAACSVAGTALVGGETAEHPGLLGEHEYDVAGAATGVVEADALLGPERVREGDVIIGMASSGLHSNGYSLVRRVINQAGWALDRQVSELGRTLGEELLEPTRVYAADCLDLARHFPLDSDGAVHGFSHVTGGGLAANLARVLPRGLEATVDRSTWSLPPVFSLVSELGSVPLPDLERTLNLGVGMVAVVSPEGADDTVARLTERGMPSWVMGQVAAATGEDTDGPDYVQGAKGVDGGAVRLVGSYAS
- a CDS encoding endo-1,4-beta-xylanase, with protein sequence MRQRPLVAGVTAFGLLAGAGALALPAAQAAEQPVLLSEDFEDGSFGPLIQNGGPTLSVVDADGDKALLVQGRSNDYDGVKTPANLLQAGGTYTFSAQVKLAAATGTTTSARFVVEPAYNWVGNTTVTADAWTTITGTFIAPAGADPATLRAYLGTGDLGAPYDYLVDDVVITGTAGSADGGSWQPTPDPAFVPGGADNPTTTPLASARGTGNTAALTLDDGPNPGETAAVLEFLRAKGVTATFCVIGQNIQAAGGAELLRQIVADGHTLCNHGTSYADMGSWTHAQIEADLKENLRIIREAAGDPDLAVPYFRAANGSWGSTGEVAAALGMQPLGLGNVIFDWDGNDLSEETLTANLRSAFTPGAVVLVHDGGGDRSGTVSALTTVVSEKLAEGWTFTLPRGGTAAGGETGITSDFEAGAGGWTARGDGVQVAASTDARGGTGSLLVTGRTQPWHGAALDVTDALPVGTAVEVSVWAKLAPGQAPASLKVSVQRDNGGGSAYDGVAGAGASVTADSWTQLRGTYTLGAAADKAQVYVEGDPGVDFLLDDFSLAPIVEKPIQEDVPSLREVLGTRGIEHVGVAVDARETVGTASDLVRKHFNAITPENAGKPESLQPVEGQFAFTQLDQLLDFADANNVQVYGHVLAWHSQTPAWFFKDGERDLTNSPSDQALLKARMEAHIKGIADHINARYPDGNSPIWAWDVVNEVIADGDNANPHDMRDSRWFQVLGEEFVDEAFRLADRYFPDASLFINDYNTEMPAKRADYLELIKALQERAVPIDGVGHQAHVDVARPVQWLEDSIKAVEALDPNLLQAITELDVNASTENRGADVSGGQVDPYSPAFTNDEDAAAEVGYYYRDLFAMLTEHGESIDSVTFWGISNARTWLRTWPMARPWEQPLPFDDDLQVTPAFWGIVDPAQLPTRPADVLPPRIADQSDVHVESKGASGAKVDYPLPSAIDTLDGEVPLDCQPVQGNRFPVGTTTVTCEATDEAGNTRTSSFDIVVTRNQPGKR